In Oscillospiraceae bacterium, the following proteins share a genomic window:
- a CDS encoding ABC transporter permease translates to MKRAKLLAAPYILWMALFTIIPLAVVFYFAFTDNTTGQFTFSNIIELKQYLPTFADSLWLAIVSAVCCLIIGYPVAYTIAHASPSAQRILSLLLLLPMCTSFLLRTLALVAMLEDTGIINQILGLIGIGPITMLRTPTAVVFGMVYNYLPYMILPLYSVMTKINPALIEAAQDLGCNGFQVLSKVMLPLSVPGIISGVTMVFVPAVSTFYISKKLGGTGTAMIGDVIESQFKASYNFNVGAAMSLCLMIIVFICMGIMNKFTDNDEVTLV, encoded by the coding sequence ATGAAGAGGGCTAAGCTGCTTGCGGCGCCCTATATTCTCTGGATGGCGCTGTTCACGATTATCCCGCTTGCCGTGGTTTTTTATTTTGCTTTCACGGACAATACGACCGGCCAATTTACTTTTTCAAACATCATTGAATTAAAACAATATCTTCCCACGTTTGCCGATTCGCTCTGGCTGGCAATCGTCTCGGCTGTGTGCTGTTTGATCATCGGATATCCGGTGGCCTATACAATCGCACATGCGTCTCCGTCAGCCCAACGCATTCTGTCACTATTGCTGCTTCTACCGATGTGCACGAGCTTTTTACTGCGTACTCTTGCGCTCGTCGCGATGCTTGAGGACACCGGCATTATCAATCAGATTTTAGGATTGATCGGAATCGGGCCCATCACGATGCTGCGTACGCCGACTGCGGTCGTGTTCGGTATGGTGTATAACTACCTTCCCTACATGATTCTACCGCTGTACAGTGTTATGACCAAAATCAATCCCGCATTAATTGAAGCCGCTCAGGACCTTGGATGCAACGGCTTTCAGGTTCTATCCAAAGTCATGCTGCCGCTTTCGGTACCCGGTATCATCTCGGGTGTGACCATGGTATTCGTTCCGGCGGTCAGTACCTTTTATATCTCGAAAAAGCTCGGTGGAACCGGCACTGCCATGATCGGCGACGTGATCGAAAGCCAGTTCAAAGCGTCATATAACTTCAATGTGGGCGCGGCGATGTCGCTTTGTCTGATGATCATCGTATTTATTTGCATGGGCATTATGAATAAGTTCACGGACAATGACGAGGTGACGCTGGTATGA
- a CDS encoding ABC transporter permease — protein MKRFSRIFTVIVFIVLYAPILLLVVASFNSGKDMAVFKSFTFYNYLELFKDDTLLRLLANSVIIAVLSSLFATVIGTAASIGIEKMGKRAKSAIMTATNIPMTNPEIVTGISLALLFAFAGRMIANNNILGFGTLLIAHITFNLPYVILSVIPKLRQLNPNLNEAALDLGCTPVQSFFKVLLPEIMPGIITGAMMAFTMSLDDFVISYFVYGPSFTTLPIEIYSYTKKPLPPKIYSLFTIIFFAIVLVMAGMTILQSYDDKINIPR, from the coding sequence ATGAAACGATTCAGCCGTATTTTTACCGTGATTGTCTTTATCGTCCTCTATGCGCCGATTCTTCTGCTGGTGGTCGCGTCCTTCAACTCCGGCAAAGATATGGCGGTCTTTAAGAGTTTCACGTTTTACAACTATCTAGAGCTGTTCAAGGACGATACCCTGCTGAGGCTGCTGGCCAATTCCGTGATTATCGCGGTTTTGTCCTCGCTTTTCGCAACGGTCATCGGCACGGCGGCCTCAATCGGTATCGAAAAAATGGGGAAACGGGCAAAATCAGCGATTATGACCGCCACCAACATTCCGATGACCAATCCCGAAATTGTGACCGGTATCTCTTTGGCTTTATTGTTTGCTTTTGCGGGCCGCATGATTGCCAACAATAATATCCTCGGTTTCGGAACACTGCTGATTGCACATATTACCTTCAATCTGCCTTATGTCATCCTCTCGGTAATCCCGAAACTGCGGCAGTTGAACCCCAATCTCAACGAGGCGGCGCTCGACCTCGGCTGCACGCCGGTTCAATCCTTTTTTAAAGTCCTTCTGCCCGAGATTATGCCCGGTATTATCACCGGTGCGATGATGGCGTTTACCATGAGTCTGGATGATTTTGTGATCTCCTATTTCGTCTACGGGCCGTCGTTCACTACGCTTCCCATCGAAATTTACAGCTACACAAAAAAACCCTTGCCCCCGAAAATCTATTCTCTGTTCACCATCATCTTCTTCGCAATTGTGCTGGTTATGGCGGGAATGACAATCCTGCAAAGTTATGACGATAAAATAAATATCCCCCGGTAA